The region TGTTCGCATATGAGTATTAGAGTGTTTGGTCGTCAGAGGTCGGACAcccgtcacgactcatcggtttgggtcgtgacaataacagCTGCTCGTGTTTAGTGAAGTTTGGAAAAAGTCCTACAGGAGGTAGGTCGTGGTTTCTcctcccttgagcaaggagcgTTTCCACGCTAAATACTTGTGTTGACTTTACATTCCGCACTTTATCTTCTTGCATAGTTAGTGAAAAGACTTAGTTCTTTGAGTACATAGGTCGTAACCCGATTAATAAATTTCTCATGAAATGAGAAGACAATCGAGTCATATTTGCTTTTGCAAAGTATCCTGATTATTTATTTTGCAAgcttcctctttttctttttgagattGAAAAGCATAGTGAAGGGATTAAAGTAAATCTACAAATCTATCACTTGCCAGAGGAAGACATCTGAAAGATTTATTATATACACTAATGGGCTCAAAGCAAATGTTGTTTTCATGTGGCCCTACTCTTCTTTAATAGATTTTTTCTATTGCCTCCCTCAAATGTCCATTTCATGACACACTCACAGGGTCACGTCTCGGAACACCCCCTCAAGTTGAGTTCACATTCAAGCTAGTCTTTTATCACTCTTTCCTTCACTAAGCATTCATATTCACAGTGTTGTAACAGCCCATTATAGAGGTTCTTTTTCTGCATAGGCTAAGACCATATTGAAATTTATATTGCTTGAGCTAATCTTGCATTTCATTGGGCTTCCTGATCCAATTCGACATATGGGTTTGCTGaaactttcttgatttgaattcACAAGCTTGAATTGAGTGACAGGTCATCTTGGATTGTTGGTTTGGGGTTCAAAGATTTGAACCTTTATCAATCCGTTACCTTTTTTTAGGCTTATGAATTGAGTGACGGGTGATCTGGAATTCTTAATTTGGGGCTCAAAGATTGAACTTTTATCAATTCATTTGCTGTTCTTGAATTAATGAATTGAGTCCCAGGTCATATTGAATTATTGATTTGGGTTCAGTGATTTGAACTTTTTTCAATTTGTAAGCTGTTTTTGAATGGATGAATTGAGTGACAGACAGGtcatcttgaattcttgatttggGTTTCAAAGATATGAACTTTATAAATTGGATAGCTTTTTTTGGATCAATCTGAGAGATGGGTTATTTTCAGTTATTGTTTTGTGTTGAATAGTGGAAGAAACCGGGGTAAAAGATGCGGCGGCGGGCAGCCGATCATCGGCGCCCGGTTCGAAGGAGGCTCAAATGTTGGATCTGCTCTCTTCttggaatatttttaattgCAGGTTTCATATTATTTGTAGTTCATCATCACCATGACCAAGAGGATCACGTAGAACAGCCAATTTTGGTAAGCCACCAATCAGCACTATCATACTTTGGTTCCTGAATCATCATTGTATTAAAAGCTCCAATGTGCTATAAGTTCAATAAGCTtctctacaacaacaacaacaacatacctagtgaatcccagagtgtacgcagaccttacccctacctaaGGTAGGAAGGCTGtttccggaagaccctcggctcaagaaaaggcATAGGAAAGGTCAGATACGGGcaaacaaatcaaagcaattatgaaaatgaaaacaatgaaagtaaataagCCATTATAAACCAACGTATACTCGCGTAAATCAagatacaagaaactataaagCAATATAACTACTTGTAAGAAAGGATAAacgcgactacctactagccttctaccctaatacGAGcccctccataccctcctatctaaggtcatgtccctcGATAAAGGTGAAACGCGCCATGTCCCGTCTAATCAtctctccccaatactttttcggcctacctctacctcttctaaaatgagatttcttaaCTGGCTAACACTCCGCCTCATACAACATAGTTGATCTAactaccactttgtagaacttgcctttaagttttggtggcaccttcttgtcacaCAACACTCCGGaggcaagcctccatttcatccaccctgcaccaatacggtgtgtgacgtcatcatcaatctccccatttccttgtataatagacccaagatacttgaaactatctTTCTTCTCGTATTTAATTCGGTGCCAAGCTTCACTTCCACGTCAGCCTCATGCACTatatcactgaacttgcactctaagtactctgtcttggtcctactcaacttgaaccctttagactccagagtTTGTCTTcaaacctccagcttagcgttaactTCGCTGCGAGACTCGTCAATCGTAGACTATGTCATCtgcaaataacatacaccatggcacctcaccttgaatttgccgcgtcaatccatccatcaccaaggaaaataaaaatgggctaagaaTTGATCCCTAGTGCAACCCCATCACCACTGGGAAGTGCTCTGAGTCTCCTCCCATAGTTCTTACCTTGGTCTTGGCCCCATCATCCATGTCCTTGATCGCCCTAATGTACGCCATTGTGCACACctctagcctccaagcatctccatagaacCTCTCTCGCACTTTGTCGTATGCCTTTACCAGGTCGACGAATACCATACGCAAGTCCCTTTTCCTCTCCCTATATCGCTCCACTCGCCTCCGTACAAGATGAATAGCTTCGTAGCCGAGCGCCCGCACGAATCCTAATCGGTTCTCTCGAGACAGACacgcctctcctcaccctcatctccaccaccctttcccacactttcacaGCGTGCTTAGTAGCTCGATCCTCTCGTAGTTGCCGCAACTTCGAATGTCGCTCTTGTTCGTACAATGGAATCATTGTATCGCATCGCCATTCTTCGGCATCTTAgccgtcttaaagatgacattaaataACCGAGTCAATCACTCTAAACCCGCCCCCCCGCCCGCAGCTTTCCAAAACTCCCCAGAATCATCAGTCTTGGTCGCTCTTCCCGTACTCATCTTACGAACAACACCCTTAACTTCCTcaacctttatactcctacaatatccaaaatcacGACACCTCTCGGAgtactccaaatctcccaacacaatatCTTTGTCCCCTTAGTCGTTCAAGAGTTTATGGAAGTATGATcgccatctccgtctaatgagAGCGTCCTCCACCGCACCTTGCCATCCTCATCCTTGACGCACTTCACCGATCCAAGTCACGCGCCCTCCTCTCCCTCGCCTTGGCTAGTCGGTACAACTTCTTATCCCCGCCTTTGTCCTCTAGTTCTGCATACAGGCGTTCAAAAACTGCTGTCTTTGCCGCCGTAACCACTAACTTTGCCTCCTTCCTCGCAATCTTATACAATTCTCTATTCGTTCGCTTCTCCTCATCATCCTTGCTGTCTACCCACTTCGCATACGCCACCTTCTTTGCTTCCACCTTCTCTtgaacttctccattccaccaccagtcCCCTCGGTGCCGACCACGACTACCCTTCGAGAACCCCCGCACCTCTCTAGCTGCTTCCCTAATGCAATTGGCCGTCCTATTCCACATGTTGGTCGCCTCCCCACTACTCTCCCCGGCTCCCATAGTCCTCAACTTCTCCCCCATCTCCAGGGCACCCGTCATGGTCAAACTCCCCCATTCGATCCTAGGCCCCGCACGCACGACCCTCTTTCTCTTCCTTATCTTGATTTTCAAATCCATCACCAAGAGCTTATGCTAGGTCGTTAGATTCTCACTCGAAATCACCTTGCAGTCTTTACAAAGACCTTTATCGTCCCTCCTAAGGAGTAAAAGGTCTATCTGCGTCTTAGCCACCGAACCACGaaaggttaccaagtgctccTCTTTCTTCGGGAAACTCGAATTGGCTACCACCAGCCCAAAGGCTTTTGCGAAATCCAACAGTGCAACTCCTCCTCCGAAACCACAACCTCCATGCACATTGTCATATCCCCCTCGAAATTGACCCAATGTGCCCATTGAAATCTCCTCCGATGAATAGCTTCTCAGTGCCATCATCTCGTTCAAATCCTCCCAAAAACGTCTTTTCTCCTCCTCGCCCAAGCCTGCGTACGGCGCGTAAGCACTAATAATGTGCAAAATAAACCCTCCAACGACCAGCTTAATCATCATCAACCTATCACTGACCCTCTTAACCCCTACCACCTAGTCTCTTAAGTCATTATCTACTAAAATGCCTACCCCATTCCTATCCCTCGACCTACCTGAGAACCATAACTTATACTCATCCACATCTTTAGCCCTGGATCCTACCCATTTAATCTCCTGGACATAAGCTATATTAATCCTTctcttcttaagaatcttaactagtTCGATGGACTTCCCAGTTAAAGTCCCAATattccaagaccctactcgCAGACTAGAGACTCCCTTAACCCACCTACCCCCTCCGACCTTCACCCTCGTCCAAGAACATGACCCTAGTCCACCATCGTCTACCAAAGCCAGTAAAGCAAATATAAACTACTCAAACAGGCAAGAATCAATACTAAAACACAAGTTTGCAATAATCTAGATGAAAGGGTAACTACTATGACAAGAACGATATAAGTAATGCAAGAATGTAAATTAGCTGCAAGGATAAAAGACAAGGAATTATAAAAGGCAGCCGAAGGTACCAACTCCAGTTAGATAGAACCTGCTCACGCCGGAATTACTGTTCATGCCGGAAAACTCGAATCTGCCGGACCCATCTCGCGGGCCCCAAGGGGCGGAAAAAAAGAGCGGGGAACACCAGAGATAAGgaaggagagaagagaaagaagatagGAGAAGAagaggggtgggggtgggtatAGGGCTGTCACAAACCCTAGGAGAGAGACAACTTACCTGGAGGTTGCTGGCCGGagttgggggggtgggggtgggggatgggAAGAAGACTGTTGGGTTtcttagagagagagagagcaggTTGTTTTGGTCGAGGTTTCGTGGAAGGAGAGTTTGATGGCTTCAGATTATCAGGCGATACCGTGCTTTCCGTGGTTCAATAAGCTTCTCTCTTTTTTGATAATGTGTACTCTTATACATGGGATATAAGTTTTGTCACAATGTTTAATTAGAAGTCTcttatcggaaacagcctcacTACCTCCCAAGATAGGGATAAGGTCTGTGTACAACCTACCCTCCCcataccccacttgtgggattacactgttTAATTAGAAGTCATAGCCGACCTCTGTGATTGAGGTTTAGTTGATTGATTGTTCGAACTGAACTCATGGATAACAAAATCTTTATTTGCTTTAAGATAAAAAGGGCTGTAGACTTTCTAGCTAGTTTTAGAAGATATGCTAAGGCAGTTCTCCAAAGCATTAACATCAATCTGTTCATATTGTGGTTCTTCCAGGTGATACTTGTTGTCTTTAGATCTGATTACTGATCCCGTTGTTGCTTATAACTTAAGTGCTGGTCTCTTAAGCTTGTAAATTTGGTCGACCTACTTTTCATTTGTGTTCCGTCTCATATTACCTAAGCAAATTTTGAAACAAATAGCTGTGTTATGGGTTAGATTTATCTATTTGTTTGATGGCTTCTGCCAGGGAGCTTCATTTAGTTTGTTCAGAGAGATGTTGTCTATCTTGATTCAGAGTGTTAGTGGCATATGCTGAGGACATAAATTACATGATCTGGTAGGTGTTCAACCTGCCTTTGTTATATTTGTACTCGATACAGCTTGCCTTTCGCGCATTCTAAAACAATATTAaaatcttttgaattttttattagtTCTATGGGCAATATGTTCATGTTTTGAACGTTGATTTGGAAATCAGTGACTTGTAGCTCAAGCTTTTCTTTTGTAGTTTTAAAATTATTCAacatcaaataaaaaattagatcTGAGAAGTTACTCAGCTAAAGCTTGattctatatataaaaataaatacatgcCCACGTGCGTACGCGTATGTATTTCAGTTGGTCTCCATTAAGAAATGTAAAAATCTTCATCAGGTCAAGTGATGTAAAATTATATTCCTCATGTATTTGGATGTACATGCATCTATaaattgagagagagagagagagagagagaggaatgTTGTGTCGGCAGAGCTTCTCTGCACTCATGAACAAAATAGCATCTCATTTTGTAATATCCTAAACTCTTCTAAATTATTGAGGCCAAAAAGCTCTTTAGATCGGCTGGGAACACCTAacatagatgatttatttgctaATATATCATAATTAAGATTCAGTTTATTCTAATTATTCAGTTATATGTTGGTCTTGAAATTGCACACTTGGTTCTAAGCAATCATTTTACAGGCAAAAGCccattgaattttttttaaccaatcTTGAGATAAGGTGAATGCCTTTTGGAACTTATTTTGTTATGATTAGTACTAAATCCTTAAATACATGTtatgaaaagggaaaaatagagagaaagaataagaaaataaacagATAAAAATAGAGAAGTTGGAGGGAATATTCAggagataaaaaagaaagagaatataTTGTAAATTAGTAATTAACAAATATGATCTGCAAACTTGAGTTACCGATACCCAAATACAGATACATCAATCCAAATTAAATTGTCAAGTAGGCTTTGGGAGggcggggggcgggggggggggtggagtaGGGGGAAGTGGTTTGCAGTTTCAAAGGTCATCTGCTGCAAACTAGGTTATTTAACTGGTCCCTCTTTCTAACTTACTGAGTCAAACGAATTAAATGAACCTACAAGAATCTGAGATACCTTACCCTAGTGTTATCTAAGGCACGCTTAAGACCTGAAGcaaggctcaaaacatgttgagcgcttcgccgcgctttatgtgcgcttcagtgtcatcatcaagTCTCTATgacatactttttttttgaaactgaagTCTCATAGTCTCTatgacatacttttccttgccaatgagcctctcttgaagatgtgacactagataattgatatttcactttattgtGATCTTTTTACAATtactttgtccatatatttgttattcatgcttattattatcattaatcttggactaaacatatatatatatatttgtatgtttGAACCATTGAGCCTTTTTTAattaaagcccacgctttatttgcgcttaaagccccagctgaccttagagcttttttgcgctttacGCTTTTGATACACTGCCTTACCCCTCATTAAACAATAACCTCAAAGGAAAAAACGATTAGGAAAATTGGCTTCAGTGAGGTGAAGACCTCTCTCCAGAGGCATGTTTCAATTAAGCTCAGCCCTAGCTTCCTTGAGGCAGTTTGGTTACCATTTGAGATGAACCTAAGCTTTATGTTTTAAAAGATTGATGTTAAGGTGGTTTAGGTAGATGCATAATAATCTCTTTTTCTGAATTTCCCTTGGTTTTTCCTTTGCGTGTTTGGATAACGGAATGTTTGGTATTGTTTTTATTATCGTCTATTCTCCATTCATTCTCTAAGAAGAGAATGTATTGCACAAAGGTATTGGTGGTAAGCTTGGGTTAGCTTGTCAGGGTAAATGCAAGTAGCGGATGTAGCTTTTCTTCTTAAGCTTCTTAGTTCATAGCTGTCAAAGTATAGCATCACTTTTCCTTTACATTGCAGCACaagttctcttttttctttattagtaCCATCATGGCTAGCAAGCCCTCGCAATGGTAGAGTTGCACATTTCCCAAGGCCTTGCCACAATATCTTACTCTGACTCGCCCTTCCTAAGACCGTCTTTTTCACTGCCATCATCTTCAATATGTACATTGGCAAGGAGCTAGTACATTTATGGGCATGTTATGTGGGTAAGTTGCTCGCTTGTCTTTGCAATCTAATAGATTTAACATAGGAACTATCAGTATAGATGTCTCATAAGTTTCTAAGTTAATGCAGATTGTTCTGGTATGGTGTCTAGGTGCTCAAGTCAAAGCATCACTTAACATTGACAGGATTCTAGGTCTTGTAAGTTAAAATCCTTTTCAATCTCTGGGATTATCCATTTTATTCATTACCTagaaataatcatataaaagCAACTCAATTTATCTCAAGGACCGAACTCTCACCCTCTTTGTGGGAAAACGAGCAAAATGATAGATAAATAGTCTGCATAGTCGTAGAGTTGAATTGCGACTTTCTTTTAGCGATGTTACATAACGTGATATTAAGATGTGTTTATTCAATAGCgacttatccaaaaaaaaaaaaagaaaaaaaaaagagatgtaTCTACCCGCCGACAGTCATATATTATACCTATAATTTAATCCTGTTATACTACATATTGAAGACTCATGAAAATAGTTTAGTTTTTACCATTTAAGAACTTGATAATCAAGTGGCTtaccactctctctctctctctcttaaagGAAAGAGAGTCCAGGAATGAAGAGGTTGTGCGTGAGCATCTAAATCTTACGCAAGAAATTTCAAGTGCTAATTCATATGCCAGACAGTTAGCAGAGCAGATGACTTTAGCGAAAGCTTATGTCGTTATAGCTAAAGAGCACAACAATCTTCATCTTGCTTGGGAGCTAAGTTCAAAAATAAGAAGTTGTCAATTTTTACTCTCAAAGGCTGCAATGAAGGAAGAGCCGATTTCTGTGAATGAAGCAGAACCAATAATACAAAGTCTGTCTTCTCTTATCTTCAAGGCACAAgatgcgcattatgatattgcaaccactatgatgacaatgaaatCACACATTCAAGCTCTAGAAGAGCGTGCTAATGCCGCATCTGTCCAAAGTATGGTGTTTGGACAGTTAACAGCTGAGTCCCTTCCCAAGAACCTGCATTGCCTAGAAATCAAGCTCATGGCTGACTGGCTTGCGAAGAAGTCACTGCAGGATTTTGCTGATGAAAGGAAAAACTCCCCTCGAGTAGTGGACAATAATTTGTATCACTTCTGCATATTTTCAGATAATCTGTTGGCAGTTTCAGCAGTCATTAACTCAACTGTGTCCAATGCCGATCACCCTAAGCAGCTTGTTTTCCATATTGTAACAGATGCGATACACTATGGAATGATGCAGGCTTGGTTCCTAAATAACGACTTCAAAAGTTCTACAGTAGAAATACAGAATATCGAAGACTTGACTTGGTTGAATTCATCTTATTCTCCAGCTTTAAAGCAGCTGAGAGAAGTAGACTCCAGGAATTATTACTTTGACGGGTCTGAGGACATAAGTATTGAGCCAAAGTTCCGGAATCCAAAGTATATCTCCTTGTTAAATCACCTTCGCTTTTACGTACCTGAGATCTATCCCCAGTTAGAGAAGATAGTCTTTCTTGATGATGACGTGGTCGTTCAGAAAGATCTGACACCTCTTTTTTCGTTGAATTTGCATGGAAATGTGAACGGAGCAGTGGAAACTTGTCTTGAAGCTTTTCATCGTTATTACGAGTATCTCAATTTCTCAGATCCACTCATAAGCTCGAGGTTTGATCCCCAGGCGTGTGGGTGGGCATTTGGCATGAATGTTTTTGATCTGATGGCATGGAGGAAAGCAAATGTTACTTCACGATATCATTACTGGCTAGAACAAAATGCTGATAGGACACTTTGGAAGCTGGGTACCCTTCCACCGGGACTGTTAGCTTTTTATGGATTGACAGAGCCGCTTGATAGGAGATGGCATGTGTTAGGATTAGGTTATGACGTTAGTGTTGACAATCGTCTCATAGAGAGTGCAGCGGTAATTCACTTCAATGGGAATATGAAACCATGGCTTAAGTTGGGCATTACCAGGTATAGACCTTTGTGGGAATGGTATGTAAATCAGACTCACCCATACCTTCGGGATTGCGCCACACATTGAATTGCTATAGTTTTCATTCATAAAGTAATACAATTGTATTTTTACATCATTGTAGAGTGGAAAGTACAAAATTTTGACCTTGAAAGGAGTCTTCTTTCAGTTTTATTACCATGAAAGAGGAAAATTATTGTTACCTTACAGCATCAAGCTCCGGGTTTAGAGAAATCTTCTTTTGGTTGAGACTTCTTCTCTGTCTTCACATATGATTGAACAAATGTTCCTAGCAATTTTTCATTATGATCTTTCAGCTAATCTGATCATGTCTAGTTGACCCTTTATTGTTTTGTTCGTCGTTCAACACATGAATCCAATAGCATTAGTTACTGTAACATAAACTCTGTGACATATTTTAAGGGATTTTTATAGCTCAATATTATGCATCCagatctttctcaaaaaaatatattatgcaTCCAGATGACTAGTTGGTTCTTTCTAGAGCATCTCTTTGTACCGGTGTCCGAATAGTAAGTGTAATCTAAAATTATGAATTTACCTCTGATATGCGGGATCAAGTGTAGTATGTCTTCGACTGTTTTATTTACAAGCTCAGGACTAGAGAGATAGTTTTGATAATTTGAGGCATATCTTGTAACATGTTAAAGTATTAGCGAGATAAAAGAAACTGCTATTATTCTTTCTTCAGATTATCAGTACCAAAATCATCTCGATTGCAGATAATTTTAGCCGAATTTGCAGAACTCTCGAAAGTGGAAAGAAGCAACTAGGATTGCATTTGACCCTACACTACTTCAGCTGTCTTCATTGGCAAGTAGAACATCTTATTTTTCGTTAAGGAAATAACAACAAAAGCTAAGCCAAAAAATTCTTGATTCTGTTTTGGGCTTTTTCTTGGAGGGGATGACATTCTGGATCTAAATTACACTAGAAATAAATATGTGAACTTTTGGTTAACTTAAAAGAAAGTTGAATTGGTTATTTAGCACACAAAGGCttgctcaaaataaggccgtTGACAATCTTGGGttatcattggagaatatcgctTAGATTGTAAGCAACTACAGGTAAATTTTACTAAAGTTGTTGCTACTAAGGTAGATGAAAGTCTCCAGTTCAGCCGCTTGTTCTGGGTTGGTTTATGTTGCCAACTCTTTCTTTTAGAAGTGAGATATTTTTCTAACTATAAATCGAAGAAGCAATCATTGTGTACGTAGATCAAAGTGGCACCTGGATCTAGTGCTTGCTATCTATGCTATTCGGGGCTTCTTTGATGATAGTGTTAGTCAGATGAATTGCCTAGTAAATAGACTAAATCCGAACACTGTTTTTGGTACGGACCCAATGCTTCACTGAACACTACCCCATACAGCAGCAGCTCGCTGGACATGGCTGGTGGAATCCAGTGATAAGAGACGTGAGAGATTATTGTTCTTCGGGCACGGAGATGTTCCAGCTTGCAGTGGTTATTGCTTGGCCAAAATATATTTGTCGGAGGAAATGGACGCAGTTATAGCTAGGGCCTAGGTGTAGAAAATTGACGGTTTAAATCAAATTTGAAAGGATTAAAATGGGTGGAACGAATGAAATCGAACTTTAGGGGTGTGAATTGTTCGGTGTATTATACCAATTATAACCAAAATGATCATTTATATAACAATTGAACCTATTTCGTTTTTCTTCCGTATCGTTGGTTCGGTTAATTTGTAGTACAACAACGTATCATTGGATCAACTACATGAATCCCCACTGGTTATGCTTTTACTTCTAACTgaatttatatcatcatcatactaaatagaaataagaataaaataagtTAAGTATataaatagtagtaataataataatgataataaatacAATAGTAATTTCCTACACCATTAGTAAAATATactataaatatatgaaaaggtCAAAATACTCCTAGAAAAGCAATTGGTTCAAAATCAATGAATTAACAAGATTAAGATATATTCTCAACTAGTACATTTCATCTATAtgaatctttttctttcattgtgTAGTATGTTTGGCTAAATCAGCATTGGTTCCAAGAAATTGCAGGTTTTTTGAGACAACTTTCTTCCATGTGATTTTAGGGCTACTTCGTCCATTTTTACATATTTACTCACTATAACTTCACACCAATTGACTGGCGTATTTTTAGGTCGGTGTAGGACATGAACAAATCATTTCAAGCGATCTTCTATCATTTTATCCTCAGTGTGTGCTACTTGCACCTTCTGGCAATGCAATCATATTTAAGTTTATATAATCTTGTATAAATGCATATCTATCTTAGTATCCACATACAAAAAAGAACCCTAGCCGTATACAAGGCCGTCATGGCCAATCCCTCCGGTGGACAACCACCAACGGTGGCTGTTCCACCCAATAGCCATAACCTTTCTCTCACACAGTTTCCTCCGTTACCATCTACTGTCTTTTCAAAACAGTTTATAAACTTAAACCCATCCATAATGCCTAATGATACCCTTTCCACATCCAGTATGCCTAACACTATAAAACCTGCTATTGTTCCACCAGTTCAATCCATAAATAATTTTGCAAATCTCCTAAAGCCTAATGAAAAAAAAGGAGACATTTTCCTTGTCTCCTAAACCAATTGTTTACATTGATGGAGAGCTACAATTGACTTGGAAATCATCTGAAGTTAAGAAATTGATTATACAAGAAAATTTACAATATGCAGTTTTGGGGGAGTTTTCTTATGACATAATAGACATCAAGGAATTAAGGACACCCATTCCGGAGCAATGTTTGATAAAAGGTCCTtgttttaattggtccaacacatgtgtgtgggccatggacacttgtgcaatttgagtggaagcttaaaagatgatcattaagtcattttcctcatttccatacacttagaaaaatcaagaagttgaagaacaactccaactaccattcggccaagaaccttaattttcaagaccaaaaattagccatcccaaaaatatttctttgatgcaaatccactaattggaggtccctaagtaacgtggaagtgttgtttgggtcatcaaaccatccgttttgtagatcgcaaaccctagcctatttgtgaagttgaagaagaaaggtaagatttgatcttgttttatgtgttataaaggttgtatgcatgttggagtatgttaaaatggacgaaaatcatgagatatagcatgttggagttgaggttgtgtgtgtagtgtatagccgtgtaggtgtgtgtgtgttgtgttgtgttgtgttgaagtaatgaattgaagtttagttagcatgttttgaatgttgtagagtgaagaaatggatgagaatcatcaatatgtatatatgtaatgttggccgaaaatgggtcatattatatggcaatgaatggattaattctacttaatgttttagttgtcgtcgttatgaattctatgttggcgataagagtttaatgactcaaattgatatcgtaagtgttgtgggctgaattggagactattgtgcttttaatgtaatttgtgtatttaagagaatgacattgttagaatgtggattgttggtgcaaatcatgatttggaagtgaggaatgtgttatggatattgttctcgggtttggggactgttttcgggcaaattggagcctttgttggattgttggaaatattgtatgaattgtttaaaatgttcttgaatgttgttggtatgggtttgggttggtattggaatgtatgagcgataatgttggcttgaatgtaagccgttgaattg is a window of Lycium ferocissimum isolate CSIRO_LF1 unplaced genomic scaffold, AGI_CSIRO_Lferr_CH_V1 ctg16702, whole genome shotgun sequence DNA encoding:
- the LOC132042630 gene encoding hexosyltransferase GAUT11-like isoform X2, which translates into the protein MTLAKAYVVIAKEHNNLHLAWELSSKIRSCQFLLSKAAMKEEPISVNEAEPIIQSLSSLIFKAQDAHYDIATTMMTMKSHIQALEERANAASVQSMVFGQLTAESLPKNLHCLEIKLMADWLAKKSLQDFADERKNSPRVVDNNLYHFCIFSDNLLAVSAVINSTVSNADHPKQLVFHIVTDAIHYGMMQAWFLNNDFKSSTVEIQNIEDLTWLNSSYSPALKQLREVDSRNYYFDGSEDISIEPKFRNPKYISLLNHLRFYVPEIYPQLEKIVFLDDDVVVQKDLTPLFSLNLHGNVNGAVETCLEAFHRYYEYLNFSDPLISSRFDPQACGWAFGMNVFDLMAWRKANVTSRYHYWLEQNADRTLWKLGTLPPGLLAFYGLTEPLDRRWHVLGLGYDVSVDNRLIESAAVIHFNGNMKPWLKLGITRYRPLWEWYVNQTHPYLRDCATH
- the LOC132042630 gene encoding hexosyltransferase GAUT11-like isoform X1 codes for the protein MRRRAADHRRPVRRRLKCWICSLLGIFLIAGFILFVVHHHHDQEDHVEQPILERESRNEEVVREHLNLTQEISSANSYARQLAEQMTLAKAYVVIAKEHNNLHLAWELSSKIRSCQFLLSKAAMKEEPISVNEAEPIIQSLSSLIFKAQDAHYDIATTMMTMKSHIQALEERANAASVQSMVFGQLTAESLPKNLHCLEIKLMADWLAKKSLQDFADERKNSPRVVDNNLYHFCIFSDNLLAVSAVINSTVSNADHPKQLVFHIVTDAIHYGMMQAWFLNNDFKSSTVEIQNIEDLTWLNSSYSPALKQLREVDSRNYYFDGSEDISIEPKFRNPKYISLLNHLRFYVPEIYPQLEKIVFLDDDVVVQKDLTPLFSLNLHGNVNGAVETCLEAFHRYYEYLNFSDPLISSRFDPQACGWAFGMNVFDLMAWRKANVTSRYHYWLEQNADRTLWKLGTLPPGLLAFYGLTEPLDRRWHVLGLGYDVSVDNRLIESAAVIHFNGNMKPWLKLGITRYRPLWEWYVNQTHPYLRDCATH